A stretch of the Marasmius oreades isolate 03SP1 chromosome 8, whole genome shotgun sequence genome encodes the following:
- a CDS encoding uncharacterized protein (CAZy:GH20), producing the protein MFMHISFLVLLCSHFAAALWPIPRTLQTGNTLLKLASDFDLKLNLDGPPQDLVDAVARAKSQLQNDKLQLLVPDRGESNRNGLTTAKSLASLTLSLKTDAPALRPIATEATDDLHARDESYSLFVPSDGSQAALFANSSLGLLRGLTTFGQLWYDLDGTTYTTVAPVTISHDLPAYPYRGVMLDTSRNFFPVSDIKRALDAMSWVKMSTFHWHITDSQSWPLGIAEFPELAQKGAYSSEETFTPDDIQSIVTFAAQRGIDVVMEIDNPGHTASVGSSHPEHVACFEGTGRTVGEPPAGQLRLASDATLNFTLGVLTAVASKLPSKFFHTGGDEVNVPCYDQDQQTQQELHSSGRTLEQAIGHWVDATHDKLRSIGKTPVVWEEMVLEHNITLKNDTVALVWISSQHAASIAAKNVRIVHAPADYFYLDCGGGGWLGGDLGNSWCDPFKSWQKAYTFDPLANISAQQHSLILGGQQLLWTEQSGPENLDPMLWPRAASSAEVFWTGPTLPDGTDRVAGIAGNNHTAKTNVLARMHDLRARLEKRGIRPINIQPKWCQLRPDKCTNQL; encoded by the exons GTTCATGCACATCTCGTTCCTCGTTCTGCTCTGCTCTCATTTCGCGGCAGCCCTCTGGCCTATCCCCAGGACGCTCCAGACCGGCAACACCCTTCTCAAGCTCGCGAGCGATTTCGACTTGAAGCTAAACCTAGACGGACCCCCACAAGACCTTGTCGACGCCGTCGCTCGTGCGAAAAGCCAATTACAAAACGACAAACTCCAGCTTCTCGTTCCTGACCGTGGAGAATCCAACCGAAATGGGCTCACAACTGCCAAATCCCTAGCATCGTTGACGTTGAGTCTCAAGACGGATGCACCTGCTCTTCGGCCTATTGCCACCGAGGCTACGGACGACCTTCATGCGAGAGACGAGAGCTATTCTCTTTTCGTGCCTTCAGATGGTTCCCAAGCTGCGCTTTTTGCCAATTCCAGTCTTGGGTTACTCCGTGGATTGACGACGTTCGGGCAACTTTGGTACGATTTGGACGGTACTACCTATACCACCGTGGCTCCAGTGACGATATCCCATGACTTGCCAGCTTAT CCGTATCGGGGGGTCATGCTTGATACATCGAGAAACTT CTTCCCGGTTTCCGATATCAAGAGAGCACTCGATGCGATGTCTTGGGTCAAG ATGAGCACTTTTCACTGGCACATCACAGACTCGCAGAGTTGGCCACTCGGAATCGCAGAATTCCCTGAACTCGCGCAAAAGGGCGCGTACTCTTCCGAGGAAACATTCACTCCGGACGATATTCAAAGTATCGTTACTTTCGCGGCTCAGCGTGGAATTGACGTTGTCATG GAAATCGACAATCCAGGACACACGGCCAGCGTTGGCTCCTCCCACCCCGAACACGTTGCCTGTTTCGAAGGTACAGGAAGAACAGTCGGCGAACCACCTGCAGGACAACTTCGGTTAGCGTCGGATGCTACGCTCAACTTTACGTTGGGTGTTCTCACCGCAGTCGCATCGAAACTTccatccaagttctttcatACCGGTGGAGACGAGGTGAATGTTCCTTGTTATGACCAGGATCAGCAGACACAGCAAGAGCTTCATAGTTCTGGGAGAACACTTGAGCAGGCGATAGGTCATTGGGTCGATGCTACGCATGATAAGCTGAGGAGTATAGGAAAGACTCCGGTTGTTTGGGAGG AAATGGTGTTGGAACATAATATCACATTGAAAAACGATACCGTGGCGCT TGTCTGGATATCTTCTCAACATGCTGCTTCTATCGCTGCGAAAAATGTACGAATAGTGCATGCTCCTGCGGATTATTTCTACCTC GattgtggtggtggtgggtggTTAGGTGGGGATTTAGG GAATAGCTGGTGTGATCCGTTCAAGAGTTGGCAGAAG GCATACACTTTCGATCCTCTCGCCAACATAAGTGCTCAACAGCATTCACTCATTCTCGGTG GCCAACAACTGTTATGGACCGAACAATCAGGACCGGAAAATCTTGACCCTATGTTATGGCCCCGCGCAGCTAGCTCCGCCGAAGTATTCTGGACGGGACCTACCTTACCCGACGGAACGGATCGTGTGGCTGGGATTGCAGGAAACAATCACACGGCGAAGACGAATGTTCTTGCGAGGATGCATGATTTGAGAGCGAGGTTGGAGAAGCGAGGGATTAGGCCGATCAATATTCAGCCGAAGTGGTGTCAATTGAGACCTGATAAGTGTACGAATCAGTTGTAG